Proteins found in one Polyangia bacterium genomic segment:
- a CDS encoding O-methyltransferase, producing MNKQFGNDDPRMADYIARVYQPEDDLLREVRTRVAAAGMPGIHVAALDGRHLEVLARACGARRAVEVGTLGGYSGICLLRGMQPDGVLHTIEIDPHHADVAAETFRRAGVPVGKRVHIHLGAGKDVLPTLDPHGPFDLVFIDADKENYPVYLGWAAKNLRSGGIVLGDNSFLFGHLPDEPKGEDAAAIKAMRAFHDTLANSGLFRSTVIPTGEGLALGVRV from the coding sequence ATGAACAAACAATTCGGAAACGACGATCCCCGGATGGCCGACTACATTGCTCGGGTCTATCAACCCGAGGACGATCTGCTGCGCGAGGTGCGCACGCGCGTGGCCGCCGCCGGCATGCCCGGCATCCACGTCGCCGCTCTGGACGGCCGCCACCTGGAAGTGCTGGCCCGCGCCTGCGGCGCGCGACGCGCGGTGGAGGTCGGAACCTTGGGCGGTTATTCGGGCATCTGCTTGCTGCGCGGAATGCAGCCGGACGGCGTCCTGCACACCATCGAGATCGATCCCCACCACGCCGACGTGGCCGCCGAGACCTTCCGCCGCGCCGGCGTCCCCGTCGGCAAACGCGTGCACATTCATCTTGGCGCCGGCAAGGACGTGCTGCCGACGCTGGACCCGCACGGCCCGTTCGATCTGGTGTTCATCGACGCGGACAAAGAAAACTATCCGGTCTATCTCGGCTGGGCGGCGAAAAATCTCCGCTCGGGCGGCATCGTCCTCGGCGACAACTCGTTCCTGTTCGGCCACCTTCCGGACGAACCGAAGGGCGAAGACGCCGCGGCGATCAAGGCGATGCGCGCGTTTCACGACACGCTGGCGAACAGCGGCCTTTTTCGTTCGACGGTGATCCCCACCGGCGAAGGGTTGGCGCTGGGCGTGCGGGTGTAA
- a CDS encoding aldo/keto reductase: protein MRVLGRRQALWAGAGLAAASLGGRAAAAESVPKKPQPGAPAPEDIKLPAGAVMPRRKLGRTGVEVSVLGLGGFHIGLAPDEQTAIRIVRMAIDHGVTFMDNCWDYNDGKSQVWMGYALGDGYRDKVFLMTKIDGRTRAAATEQIDQCLKSFGTDTIDLMQIHEVIRETDPDRVFGKGGAMEALIAAKKAGKIRFIGFTGHKSPAIHLKMLQTAHKHGFVFDTVQMPVNVMDAHYDSFGRRVLPALVKDGIGVLGMKPLGSGLFFQSGPMKDGNLTPTECLHYAMAQPTSVVITGCDTVGVLKQGLDAAYRFKKMTDAQTAAIVAKTAPIASAGEFEKYKTSSIFDGTAQHPFWLEGGSLKPT, encoded by the coding sequence ATGCGGGTCCTCGGCCGACGACAAGCGCTGTGGGCGGGCGCCGGGCTGGCCGCCGCCTCGCTGGGCGGACGGGCCGCCGCAGCGGAGAGCGTTCCCAAGAAACCACAACCGGGGGCGCCGGCGCCCGAAGACATCAAGCTGCCGGCCGGCGCGGTGATGCCGCGTCGAAAGCTGGGCCGCACCGGCGTCGAGGTCTCCGTCCTTGGCCTGGGCGGCTTTCACATCGGTCTGGCCCCCGACGAACAGACGGCGATCCGCATCGTGCGCATGGCCATCGATCACGGCGTCACCTTCATGGACAACTGCTGGGACTACAACGACGGCAAAAGCCAGGTCTGGATGGGGTACGCCTTGGGCGACGGCTACCGTGACAAGGTTTTCTTGATGACCAAGATCGACGGCCGCACGCGCGCCGCCGCCACCGAGCAGATCGATCAGTGCCTGAAGTCGTTCGGCACCGACACCATCGATCTGATGCAGATCCACGAGGTGATCCGCGAGACCGATCCGGATCGGGTCTTCGGCAAGGGCGGGGCCATGGAGGCGCTGATCGCCGCGAAGAAGGCCGGCAAGATCCGCTTCATCGGCTTCACCGGCCACAAGAGCCCGGCGATTCACTTGAAGATGTTGCAGACGGCGCACAAGCACGGGTTCGTCTTCGACACCGTCCAGATGCCGGTGAACGTGATGGACGCGCACTACGACAGCTTTGGCCGCCGGGTGCTGCCGGCCCTGGTCAAGGACGGCATCGGCGTGCTGGGGATGAAGCCGCTCGGCTCGGGGTTGTTCTTCCAGAGCGGGCCGATGAAGGACGGCAATCTGACCCCGACGGAGTGCTTGCACTATGCGATGGCCCAGCCGACGTCGGTGGTGATCACCGGCTGCGACACGGTCGGCGTGCTCAAGCAGGGACTGGACGCCGCCTATCGCTTCAAGAAGATGACCGACGCGCAGACCGCGGCCATCGTGGCCAAGACCGCGCCCATCGCCTCGGCCGGTGAATTCGAGAAGTACAAGACCTCGTCGATCTTCGACGGCACCGCGCAGCACCCGTTCTGGCTGGAGGGCGGCTCGCTCAAGCCGACCTGA
- the nagZ gene encoding beta-N-acetylhexosaminidase, producing the protein MSATGGGPGAALGRLCGQLLSVGFEGLLAPDDLRRRIAASDVGGVMLFRPNIAHPAQVATLVGALRGASSGTAPLLVSVDQEGGLVQRLRAPLTVWPDMLSVGSAGDAAATERVGRAVGDELGALGIAWDFAPVLDVHTNPQNPVIGNRAFGTTPEAVSTQALAFWRGLRAAGLVGCGKHFPGHGDTRTDSHHELPVVDHDIDRLRRIELSPFAVAAAAGMEAFMTAHVLYPALDPQWPATLSRRILTDLLRGQLGFRGVVVSDDLGMKAVAARYPIEELAVLSVLAGADHLLVREPVDRQIAAHEALIHAAEARSEVRARVQESAARMAALKALVLVGLPVPAAALPALLGRAEHRALAKSFERVSPDGAVKSSPVADS; encoded by the coding sequence GTGAGCGCGACCGGCGGCGGGCCGGGCGCGGCGCTGGGTCGCCTCTGTGGCCAGCTGCTGTCGGTGGGCTTCGAGGGCCTGCTGGCGCCCGATGATCTGCGGCGCCGCATCGCTGCCTCCGACGTCGGCGGCGTGATGTTGTTTCGTCCCAACATCGCCCACCCGGCCCAGGTGGCGACGCTGGTGGGCGCGCTGCGCGGCGCTTCGTCCGGCACGGCACCGCTGCTGGTCTCCGTCGATCAAGAAGGCGGGCTGGTGCAGCGCCTGCGCGCGCCGCTGACCGTGTGGCCCGACATGCTGTCGGTGGGCAGCGCCGGCGACGCGGCGGCCACCGAGCGGGTGGGGCGAGCCGTGGGCGACGAACTCGGGGCGCTAGGGATCGCCTGGGACTTTGCGCCGGTACTGGACGTGCACACCAACCCGCAAAATCCGGTGATCGGCAACCGCGCCTTCGGGACCACGCCCGAAGCGGTGTCGACGCAGGCGCTGGCGTTCTGGCGCGGGCTGCGCGCCGCCGGGCTGGTCGGCTGCGGAAAACATTTTCCCGGTCACGGCGACACCCGCACCGATTCTCACCACGAGCTGCCGGTGGTCGATCACGATATCGATCGCTTGCGGCGCATCGAGCTTTCGCCCTTCGCCGTCGCGGCCGCCGCCGGGATGGAGGCGTTCATGACCGCCCACGTTCTTTATCCGGCGCTGGACCCGCAATGGCCGGCCACGCTGTCGCGCCGGATCTTGACCGATCTTCTGCGCGGCCAGCTCGGCTTTCGCGGCGTGGTGGTCTCCGACGATCTCGGGATGAAGGCGGTGGCCGCCCGCTATCCGATCGAAGAGCTGGCAGTGTTGTCGGTGCTGGCCGGCGCCGATCACCTGCTGGTGCGCGAGCCCGTCGATCGCCAGATCGCCGCGCACGAAGCCTTGATTCACGCCGCCGAGGCGCGCAGCGAGGTGCGGGCCCGCGTGCAGGAGAGCGCGGCGCGCATGGCCGCGCTGAAGGCGCTGGTCCTGGTGGGCCTGCCGGTGCCGGCGGCGGCGCTACCGGCCTTGCTCGGTCGGGCGGAGCACCGTGCCCTGGCGAAGTCGTTCGAACGCGTGTCGCCCGACGGCGCGGTCAAAAGTTCGCCGGTCGCCGATTCCTAG
- a CDS encoding VOC family protein, whose protein sequence is MIRVKRIDHVAIAVADRDAGAAELQSVFALVTGAREHVAGQKTDVAFLHTDGADEHGGACAAAALEIIAPAGNPTLEKFLGRRGPGLHHICFEVDDLPAALAELKAAGVRLIDEAPRLGARGHLVAFLHPSATGGVLFELCAAAPAAATTPSVGTASS, encoded by the coding sequence ATGATCAGGGTCAAGCGAATCGATCACGTGGCCATCGCGGTGGCCGATCGCGACGCTGGGGCCGCCGAGCTGCAGTCGGTGTTCGCGCTGGTGACGGGCGCGCGTGAACACGTGGCCGGGCAGAAGACCGACGTGGCGTTTCTGCACACCGACGGCGCCGATGAACACGGCGGCGCGTGCGCGGCGGCGGCGCTCGAAATCATCGCCCCCGCCGGCAACCCGACGCTGGAAAAATTTCTGGGCCGCCGCGGGCCCGGGCTGCACCACATCTGCTTCGAGGTGGACGATTTGCCGGCGGCGCTGGCCGAGCTGAAGGCGGCAGGGGTGCGACTGATCGACGAGGCGCCGCGGCTGGGCGCGCGCGGACACCTGGTGGCTTTTCTGCATCCCTCGGCGACCGGGGGCGTCTTGTTCGAGCTGTGCGCAGCGGCCCCCGCCGCCGCAACGACCCCGTCGGTAGGAACCGCATCATCATGA
- a CDS encoding TIGR04551 family protein, whose translation MNSQGRTSRTLAACAVGCGLLVVGARAGAQMGGGGMGRPGGGMPNAPPMGQESKDNGPAEEAPEEPTQPSDLEPLQGYVNQNKRKLQIVDFDGYLRVRTDYLHNFFLGLGYDTKRQPSYVSGFSATKQAYGNPPFPEPLDCPAPTAANPASAGDSKLAPCYRKDMGGANIRLRIEPTLNITDQVRVHTQFDVLDNTILGSTPDSLVGLNRGTGSLPGGAPADFLYSTQDPPEVGQNGFTSSIRAKRAWAEVDSEFGSLRFGRMPWHWGRGIAYNDGSCADCDGATTVDRIMALTQIYGHQLAFAWDLGAQGLTSQQVRFGQDVPGGYPIDLSQNDDVLELMASVTRIDNPLALKERVDRGDLVFNYGLQLVYRSQEDAVAVPTAAAMDMNAPNNPVTNTGTPVMQAPTRESLPQPTNINARLITPDLWLKLYYRALTLEFEGIGVFGKVDHPGPLAADNSPVTLREFGWVLAGELKLLRDSLFVGLETGGASGDQAEDPTAYLNYRWHFVQQPPGDHQINDFKFSPEYHVDQIFFRQIMGTVTNAIYAKPQIAYWFDLLNSRQLGLNAAFIYSLAQVAVSTPGNSNNLGFEMDLGVNYRNTAEGFYAGATWAVFFPFGALNRPDDIWGTDARTASAAQMLRIFFGVKF comes from the coding sequence ATGAACAGTCAGGGACGAACTTCGCGAACGCTGGCCGCCTGTGCCGTCGGCTGTGGTCTGCTGGTGGTCGGCGCCCGCGCCGGCGCGCAGATGGGCGGCGGCGGCATGGGCCGCCCCGGCGGCGGCATGCCCAACGCGCCACCGATGGGGCAAGAATCAAAAGACAACGGCCCCGCTGAAGAAGCGCCCGAAGAGCCGACGCAGCCATCCGACCTGGAGCCGCTGCAGGGCTACGTCAACCAGAACAAGCGCAAGCTGCAGATCGTCGACTTTGACGGCTATCTGCGGGTGCGCACTGATTACCTGCACAATTTTTTCCTCGGCCTTGGCTACGACACCAAACGGCAGCCGAGCTATGTCTCGGGTTTCTCCGCCACCAAGCAGGCCTACGGCAACCCACCGTTTCCCGAGCCGCTGGACTGTCCGGCGCCCACCGCGGCGAATCCGGCGTCGGCGGGCGATTCCAAGCTGGCGCCCTGCTATCGCAAGGACATGGGCGGCGCGAACATCCGCCTGCGCATCGAACCGACGCTGAACATCACCGACCAGGTTCGCGTGCACACGCAGTTCGACGTCCTGGACAACACCATCCTCGGCTCGACGCCGGATTCATTGGTGGGCCTGAACCGCGGCACCGGCTCGCTGCCCGGCGGCGCGCCGGCCGACTTTCTTTACTCCACCCAGGATCCCCCCGAAGTCGGCCAGAACGGTTTCACCTCCAGCATTCGCGCCAAACGCGCCTGGGCCGAGGTCGACAGCGAGTTCGGCTCGCTGCGCTTTGGCCGCATGCCCTGGCACTGGGGCCGCGGCATCGCCTACAACGACGGAAGCTGCGCGGACTGCGACGGCGCCACCACCGTCGACCGCATCATGGCCCTGACCCAGATCTACGGACACCAGCTGGCCTTCGCCTGGGATCTGGGCGCTCAGGGACTGACCTCACAGCAAGTTCGTTTCGGCCAGGACGTCCCCGGCGGCTATCCGATCGATCTGTCGCAGAACGACGACGTGCTGGAGCTGATGGCGTCCGTCACCCGCATCGACAACCCGCTGGCGTTGAAAGAGCGCGTGGATCGCGGCGACCTGGTTTTCAACTACGGTCTGCAGCTGGTCTATCGCAGCCAGGAAGACGCGGTGGCGGTCCCCACGGCGGCGGCGATGGACATGAATGCGCCAAACAATCCGGTCACCAACACCGGCACGCCGGTGATGCAGGCGCCGACCCGCGAGAGCCTGCCGCAGCCGACCAACATCAACGCGCGCCTCATCACGCCGGATCTTTGGCTGAAGCTTTATTACCGCGCCCTGACCCTGGAGTTCGAGGGCATCGGCGTCTTCGGCAAGGTCGACCATCCCGGTCCGCTGGCCGCCGATAACTCGCCGGTGACCCTGCGAGAGTTCGGCTGGGTGCTGGCCGGGGAGCTGAAGCTGCTTCGCGATTCGCTGTTCGTGGGCCTCGAGACCGGCGGCGCCTCGGGCGACCAGGCCGAGGATCCGACCGCGTACTTGAACTACCGCTGGCACTTCGTGCAACAACCGCCCGGCGATCACCAGATCAACGACTTCAAGTTCTCGCCCGAATATCACGTCGATCAGATCTTCTTCCGCCAGATCATGGGCACGGTGACCAACGCGATCTACGCCAAGCCACAGATCGCCTACTGGTTCGATCTGCTGAACTCGCGGCAGCTGGGATTGAACGCGGCGTTCATCTATAGCCTGGCCCAGGTCGCGGTGTCGACCCCGGGCAACTCGAACAACCTGGGATTCGAGATGGATCTGGGCGTCAACTACCGCAACACCGCCGAAGGCTTTTACGCCGGCGCCACCTGGGCCGTCTTCTTCCCCTTCGGCGCCCTGAACCGCCCCGACGACATCTGGGGCACCGACGCCCGCACCGCCAGCGCCGCCCAGATGTTGCGCATCTTCTTCGGCGTGAAGTTCTAG
- a CDS encoding DUF748 domain-containing protein produces MKFFASMGRRRWLRRLLIGTGGALALITVVGFFVVPPVARHLAEKQLGELLGRRVSVARVRFNPFALVLAVEGFQVFEPDGTTPFVAFDRLLVNVEWASVYRRAPVVKEVSLETLRVHVARLQATPHAWADTSSYNFSDILARLTGGPKSPPPEPNAAPARFSVNNIRIVDAAITFDDRPLHSQHAITGLHLGIPFVSTLPVFIDTYVEPGLRLAIDGTPLAFAGRTKPFKDSQETTVELRADRFDLTRYLPYVPVPLRFDVASALLDLALDVSFVRSRADAPSLTVKGRVALEKLALREKSSAPLASLDQLEILIGHADVTGQSFAIDKVALHGLTVHVRRGARGLLNLELLAPAPPPEKAAHAAARPAPNAPPPPSTIAASTPPRFTVAAVDVDGVIIHLRDETVHPPMELTVDQLTVAVRGLSNAPRARATVTASLRAAPGGRIKDEGTLTLEPLAANGTLTWEGIEPGRFAPYYHDQIAFDLAGGQVRLGTGYNFRAQAAGPELRLSNAFVEIAALSLRERGPKGATRLQDEFFRLHDLAVRDVDADLTKHTVTVGQIVSHDGRVRAARNAAGVVDLTTLLPAAPPAPPTSKQPPPARSAAPTPPAARWTIQLNRLALDGWSVRFDDHQVNPAAVTTLSPIKITVGNFSTAPGSRANLDVRLGLNKEGRVAITGSAGLDPVVANLKLDLRTIEILPLQPYFADQVNVTVTDGTVSVKADAKVELPAAPERGPAPDPRIAFAGDVDVANFAAIDGAKHEPFLSWRSFHIGSIDVTTVPMKIGVREIALTDFYSRLMIYPDAHFNLQDIMATPKGAAPSPAKPAPPTSTATAAAKNAASAPPPPVTIGQVSLQGGHVSFTDHLIRPNYSAELTELGGRFSGLSSDPNTRADVDLRGAVDHSGALSIAGTMNPLSQDLFVNVKVALKDFELPPASPYAAKYAGYGISKGKLGLSLDYHIADKKLDARNHITVDQFTFGDKVKSPDATSLPVKLALAILKDRHGVIDLDVPIAGSLDDPDFKIGRAVLKVLGNLIVKAVTAPFSLIASAFGGGDQLSKLEFASGAATVNPGAQAKVRTLAKALQERPGLSFEIEGGADPARDREELRRRLFDQKLRAQQVLEAAQAGDPTPPAADAPLTATQRPHLLQLAYKAETFPKPRNFLGLEKDLPPAEMEKLIATHIVVDDDALRALAQQRANAVLASLAKIAPEGATRLFLVTPRLGSSPGAAVELRLKKD; encoded by the coding sequence GTGAAATTTTTCGCGAGCATGGGGCGGCGGCGTTGGTTGCGGCGCTTGCTGATCGGCACCGGCGGCGCGCTGGCGCTGATCACCGTCGTCGGATTCTTCGTGGTGCCGCCGGTGGCGCGGCATCTGGCCGAAAAGCAGCTGGGCGAATTGCTGGGCCGGCGCGTTTCGGTGGCGCGCGTGCGGTTCAATCCGTTCGCCCTGGTGCTGGCGGTGGAAGGCTTCCAGGTCTTCGAGCCCGACGGCACCACGCCTTTCGTCGCCTTCGACCGGCTACTCGTCAACGTCGAGTGGGCTTCGGTCTACCGGCGCGCGCCCGTCGTCAAGGAGGTCAGCCTGGAAACGTTGCGCGTCCACGTGGCGCGCCTGCAGGCGACGCCCCACGCCTGGGCGGACACCTCCAGCTACAATTTTTCCGACATCCTGGCGCGCCTGACCGGCGGTCCCAAGTCCCCGCCTCCCGAACCAAACGCCGCGCCCGCGCGCTTCTCCGTCAACAACATCCGCATCGTCGACGCCGCCATCACCTTCGACGATCGCCCGCTGCACAGCCAGCACGCCATCACCGGCCTCCACCTGGGCATTCCCTTTGTCTCGACGCTGCCGGTCTTCATCGACACCTACGTCGAGCCGGGTTTGCGGCTGGCCATCGACGGCACGCCGCTCGCGTTCGCCGGCCGCACCAAGCCGTTCAAGGATTCGCAGGAGACCACGGTCGAGCTGCGCGCCGACCGCTTCGATCTCACGCGCTATCTGCCGTATGTGCCGGTGCCGCTGCGCTTTGACGTGGCGTCGGCGCTGCTGGATCTGGCGCTGGACGTGTCCTTCGTGCGGTCACGCGCCGACGCGCCGTCGCTGACCGTCAAAGGACGGGTGGCCCTGGAAAAGCTGGCCTTGCGCGAAAAGTCCTCGGCGCCGCTGGCCAGCCTGGATCAACTGGAGATCCTGATCGGCCACGCCGACGTCACCGGGCAGTCGTTCGCCATCGACAAGGTGGCGCTGCACGGCCTCACCGTTCACGTCCGGCGCGGCGCCCGCGGTCTGCTGAACCTGGAATTGCTGGCACCCGCGCCGCCGCCCGAAAAGGCGGCGCACGCCGCCGCCCGTCCTGCGCCGAACGCCCCGCCACCGCCGTCCACGATCGCGGCGTCCACGCCGCCGCGCTTCACCGTCGCCGCTGTCGACGTCGACGGCGTGATCATCCACCTGCGCGATGAGACGGTTCATCCGCCCATGGAGCTCACCGTCGATCAGCTGACCGTGGCGGTGCGCGGTCTTTCCAACGCGCCGCGGGCCAGGGCCACGGTGACCGCGTCGCTGCGCGCGGCGCCCGGCGGCCGGATCAAAGACGAAGGCACCTTGACCCTGGAACCGCTGGCCGCCAACGGCACGCTGACCTGGGAGGGCATCGAACCAGGACGGTTCGCGCCCTACTATCATGATCAGATCGCCTTCGATCTGGCGGGCGGGCAAGTGCGGCTCGGCACCGGCTACAATTTTCGCGCGCAGGCGGCCGGCCCCGAGCTCAGGCTGTCGAACGCCTTCGTCGAGATCGCCGCGCTCAGCCTGCGGGAGCGCGGACCGAAGGGCGCCACCCGACTGCAAGACGAGTTCTTCCGGTTGCACGATCTGGCCGTGCGCGACGTCGACGCCGACCTGACCAAGCACACCGTCACCGTCGGGCAGATCGTCAGCCACGACGGACGGGTGCGGGCCGCGCGCAACGCGGCCGGCGTGGTGGACCTGACCACGTTGCTGCCGGCCGCGCCGCCGGCGCCACCGACATCGAAACAGCCCCCGCCCGCCCGCTCAGCCGCGCCGACGCCGCCCGCCGCACGGTGGACAATCCAACTCAACCGGCTGGCCCTCGACGGCTGGAGCGTCCGCTTCGACGATCATCAGGTCAACCCGGCCGCCGTCACCACCCTGTCGCCCATCAAGATCACCGTCGGCAACTTCAGCACCGCGCCCGGATCGCGGGCCAATCTGGACGTGCGCCTGGGCCTGAACAAGGAAGGCCGCGTCGCAATCACCGGCTCCGCCGGACTGGATCCGGTGGTGGCCAATCTGAAACTGGATCTGCGCACCATCGAGATCCTGCCCCTGCAGCCGTACTTCGCCGACCAGGTGAACGTCACCGTCACCGACGGAACCGTCTCGGTGAAAGCCGACGCCAAGGTCGAGCTGCCGGCGGCGCCGGAGCGCGGTCCGGCTCCCGATCCCCGCATCGCCTTCGCCGGCGATGTCGACGTGGCCAATTTCGCCGCCATCGACGGGGCCAAGCACGAACCATTTCTATCCTGGCGTTCCTTTCACATCGGCAGCATCGACGTGACCACCGTGCCGATGAAGATCGGCGTCCGCGAGATCGCCCTGACGGATTTTTATTCGCGCCTGATGATCTACCCGGACGCGCACTTCAACCTGCAGGACATCATGGCCACGCCGAAAGGGGCCGCCCCCTCGCCTGCCAAGCCGGCGCCGCCCACGTCGACAGCGACCGCCGCCGCGAAGAATGCCGCGTCGGCCCCGCCGCCGCCGGTGACCATCGGGCAGGTGTCCTTGCAAGGCGGGCACGTCAGCTTCACTGACCACCTCATTCGCCCGAACTACTCTGCCGAGCTGACCGAGCTGGGCGGGCGATTCTCCGGCTTGTCGTCGGACCCCAACACGCGCGCCGATGTCGACCTGCGCGGCGCCGTCGATCACTCGGGCGCGCTGTCCATCGCCGGGACCATGAACCCTCTTTCCCAGGATCTGTTCGTCAACGTCAAGGTGGCGCTGAAAGACTTCGAGCTGCCGCCTGCCAGCCCCTATGCCGCCAAGTACGCCGGCTATGGCATCAGCAAGGGCAAGCTGGGCCTGTCGCTGGACTATCACATTGCCGACAAGAAGCTGGACGCGCGCAACCACATCACCGTCGACCAATTCACCTTCGGCGACAAAGTGAAGAGCCCCGACGCCACCAGCCTCCCGGTGAAACTGGCGCTGGCCATCCTGAAGGATCGCCACGGCGTCATCGATCTCGATGTGCCCATCGCCGGGTCGCTGGACGATCCCGATTTCAAGATCGGGCGCGCGGTGCTGAAGGTGCTGGGCAACTTGATCGTCAAGGCGGTGACGGCGCCGTTCTCGCTGATCGCCTCGGCGTTCGGCGGCGGCGATCAACTGTCCAAGCTGGAGTTTGCCTCGGGCGCCGCCACGGTGAACCCCGGCGCGCAGGCCAAGGTGCGCACCCTGGCCAAGGCGCTGCAAGAACGCCCCGGTCTGTCCTTCGAGATCGAGGGCGGCGCCGATCCGGCCCGCGACCGCGAAGAGCTCCGCCGCCGCCTGTTCGACCAGAAGCTGCGCGCCCAGCAAGTGCTGGAGGCGGCCCAGGCGGGCGACCCCACCCCGCCCGCCGCCGACGCGCCGCTGACCGCCACCCAACGTCCCCACCTTTTACAGCTGGCTTACAAAGCGGAGACCTTCCCCAAACCCCGCAATTTCCTGGGCCTCGAAAAAGATCTGCCACCCGCCGAGATGGAAAAGCTCATCGCCACCCACATCGTGGTCGACGACGACGCCTTGCGGGCGCTGGCCCAGCAACGGGCCAACGCGGTGCTGGCGTCGCTGGCCAAGATCGCGCCGGAAGGCGCCACCCGGCTTTTCCTGGTCACCCCGCGCCTCGGTTCAAGCCCGGGCGCCGCCGTCGAGCTACGCCTGAAGAAGGACTGA
- a CDS encoding glycosyltransferase family 4 protein, protein MRIAQIAPLYESVPPKLYGGTERVVSYLTEELVAQGHDVTLFASGDSRTSAELVPLCDQALRLGNKCQDQLAHHLRMVEEVYRRADDFDLMHFHIDYQHFPTSARTTSTRVTTLHGRLDIPDLQPLYRTFDDEPVVSISDDQRTSLPSANWVGTVHHGLPAELLSLQPRPGKYLAFLGRISPEKRPDRAIEVARRTGIPLKIAAKIDSVDRVYYENVIKPLMDPGIVEFVGEINDREKNIFLGDALALMFLIDWSEPFGLVMIESIACGTPVVACPRGSVPEVIEDGVTGALVDDCDAAVEAMDRVLALDRAVCRRRFEERFLVSRMAVDYVQLYHRLARSRKVAVAGHGSLAC, encoded by the coding sequence GTGCGAATCGCCCAAATCGCTCCTTTGTACGAAAGTGTTCCCCCGAAGCTGTACGGCGGCACCGAACGCGTGGTGTCCTATCTGACGGAAGAGCTGGTGGCACAAGGTCACGACGTGACTTTGTTTGCCAGCGGCGATTCCCGGACCAGCGCCGAGCTGGTTCCGCTTTGCGATCAGGCGCTGCGCCTGGGCAACAAGTGCCAGGACCAGCTGGCCCACCATCTGCGGATGGTCGAGGAGGTCTATCGCCGGGCCGATGACTTCGACCTCATGCACTTTCACATCGACTACCAGCACTTCCCGACGTCGGCCCGGACCACGTCGACGCGGGTGACGACGCTGCACGGGCGCCTGGATATTCCCGATCTGCAGCCGCTCTATCGAACGTTTGACGACGAGCCGGTGGTGTCGATCTCCGACGATCAGCGCACGTCGCTGCCGTCGGCCAACTGGGTCGGCACCGTGCACCACGGACTGCCCGCCGAGCTGTTGTCATTGCAGCCGCGGCCGGGAAAGTATCTGGCGTTTTTGGGCCGCATCTCGCCGGAGAAGCGCCCCGACCGCGCCATCGAGGTGGCGCGGCGAACCGGTATCCCGCTCAAGATCGCGGCCAAGATCGACAGCGTCGATCGGGTCTATTACGAGAATGTGATCAAGCCCCTGATGGATCCGGGCATCGTCGAGTTCGTGGGCGAGATAAACGATCGGGAAAAGAACATTTTCCTGGGCGATGCCCTGGCGCTGATGTTCCTGATCGACTGGTCAGAGCCATTCGGCCTGGTGATGATCGAATCGATCGCCTGCGGCACGCCGGTCGTGGCCTGCCCGCGCGGCTCGGTGCCGGAGGTGATCGAGGACGGCGTCACCGGTGCGCTGGTTGACGATTGCGACGCCGCGGTCGAGGCAATGGATCGGGTGCTGGCCCTGGACCGTGCCGTCTGCCGGCGGCGTTTTGAAGAGCGCTTCCTGGTGTCGCGAATGGCGGTCGATTACGTGCAGCTTTACCATCGCCTGGCGCGCAGCCGAAAGGTAGCCGTCGCGGGCCACGGATCGCTTGCGTGCTGA